Proteins from a single region of Pongo pygmaeus isolate AG05252 chromosome 3, NHGRI_mPonPyg2-v2.0_pri, whole genome shotgun sequence:
- the C3H4orf54 gene encoding uncharacterized protein C4orf54 homolog, whose translation MLSFHFWESRGQPTDAASSVADGIQTPHCCRWCKANNWTGQLSYRTLATVSARAAAPQPQTTSTTSSRSLPTSLRLAAAPPQGLKNWEVVAAVAAVPTALGLVQIRGTLLRATLQPLRGRRRTQDFPSAHHCLFLSLKPGQGLIMEAAPPELNWKASQAEVGDGVSSAQDSQELKQQLWPLPKPSASSQREAKYVEMCASAEVQRESPRTMKLTLGHCPGGQRASRSPEEKAQDEPSSRKCKTPSPQNNPASSELSRSQHSASEEGGNFSSSSSSSPMNKAEEDGLSKMEDSTTSTGALATSSSSLGFESESGESEGCQAVGGEGEKISGGGGGRKGGGGGGAVDGTECRDIIAKSQGSRDPPKVEEAHYITTHEIQLSEVEQDMDFDVGLASRWDFEDNNVIYSFVEYASFGGSDETPGDITSLTEEDDDNSCYLSTTPSTNTTRTPSPTSSDLARPNAGHSGRDTSSTEVGSGPSDSGPTPPPTGPGTAPLTEPLPETPEAASGAAAAAASSCGSAASQILLSIKPASRAINEPNNVRAKQNIIYAAKHEGDMSLRVSTAAENNSSSLKQNPAAAVAQDHAKKFIAVPARLQTRCGAIRAKELVDYSSGASSAVSELDDADKEVRNLTSRAFRSLAYPYFEALNISSRESSTTLSEVGFGRWSTFLDLKCGGVGARVEQSLLRSSAASVAAGLRKGSGAPATADQLYIQSKKSQTKALEFVVSKVEGEIKHVETPLCFQKQVQTGSRVVTLLEPLNVRNESKASSVPGPGRATKGPGKGPGSAYTDDGSETSEGSKPASRADGPQKSKFASSLLKNVISKKMQREHEFKMERGEVTDTSHHLAGTSKETEGARGSERQGERGLQRQSSRHSEAGSEYTVVSMSDAGGEGSVAGSKSPIFKASTPRERNAGPGRNFTDGHTEVCEIKKSASETVKSIFLRSQNSAFRSWKEKEAEKREEQVPIGKLKLPKGGDWRADLGEISASKNTIMSRLFVPNIQQTPKDKQPRKQATKYPAAQATSTAVIRPKAPEIKIRLGSVQQPSSDFNIAKLLTPKLAGGSASNLFKTIEDNSRAQQKLFRGDNLEKVPHFQVRDIRDKSKAQGPLHQVRDVRKLIKGSGDSSDKGSVTPEQGLTGPKPRQLSAAAGGSGSLSPMVITCQAVVNQREDSTDREPRESMGKWGGSRVLNSSSPEGTVLVHRASGRLPVATIAPNKPEQGSYLPVLKIVSKASTQKTPEKLKEEEVKEEGKATKPARNALEKLTAAVRSMEELYSFNRNEWKRKSDPLPMMMDSHVLSLIASEEREGVVGAEGDHDKLSKRLGEVEERGTGNKAGVVLRGAPIERLQRRNSNPSAESVSARAAAFENLARERPRSLYVPPVHKDVERTQPLQPLPPLPSNRNVFTVSASNIQKTGGVAGKFPQGPSPESPSAAKGIKSQGLRSLKISPATRAPPDEVTNRKSGSNLEKSNSDCENYLTIPLKGSSAAGELLSRPGASREGHPNSSAATLCSLPPLSARSQVPSSSKGSQVSGTSRPAWRTKPDNHRETVAAPPGPQSPEHPPTTIYHQPLLPFTLQGAQPQVLCFSPPSMPAPAPAGSAPVPTDPFQQPQPQQTQRKMLLDVTTGQYYLVDTPVQPMTRRLFDPETGQYVDVPMTSQQQAVAPMSIPVPPLALSPGAYGPTYMIYPGFLPTVLPTNALQPTPIARTPGGSELSPMVAEPSSKEAAATFTEAPYFMASGQSPASSSSSAPTATSQLVGAKGFAQLHGKPVISISSQPLGPRIIAPPSFDGTTMSFVVEHR comes from the coding sequence AtgctttcctttcatttctgggAGTCCCGGGGTCAACCTACAGATGCTGCTTCCTCCGTGGCCGATGGCATTCAGACTCCTCACTGCTGCCGATGGTGCAAGGCAAACAACTGGACAGGACAGCTCAGCTACAGAACACTGGCCACAGTCTCGGCCAGAGCAGCAGCCCCCCAGCCACagaccacctccaccacctcatCCAGGAGCCTTCCCACCTCCCTCAGGCTTGCTGCGGCCCCGCCACAGGGGCTGAAGAACTGGGAGGTGGTGGCAGCAGTGGCAGCGGTGCCTACAGCCTTGGGGCTAGTCCAGATACGTGGGACCCTGCTTCGGGCAACTCTGCAGCCCCTCCGGGGCCGGAGACGGACCCAAGACTTCCCCAGCGCTCACCATTGTCTCTTCCTGTCGCTGAAACCTGGGCAAGGGCTCATAATGGAAGCTGCCCCTCCTGAGCTGAATTGGAAAGCAAGTCAGGCGGAGGTGGGGGACGGAGTGAGCAGTGCTCAAGACAGCCAGGAGCTCAAGCAGCAGCTGTGGCCACTTCCCAAGCCTTCAGCCTCCTCCCAGCGAGAAGCGAAATATGTGGAGATGTGTGCTTCAGCTGAAGTCCAGAGGGAGAGTCCCCGGACCATGAAACTTACCCTGGGGCACTGCCCTGGGGGTCAGAGGGCCTCTAGGAGCCCAGAGGAGAAAGCCCAAGATGAACCCAGCAGTCGAAAGTGCAAGACTCCAAGCCCCCAGAACAATCCTGCCTCCTCCGAACTCTCTAGATCCCAGCACTCCGCCTCTGAAGAGGGTGGCAACTTCTCatcttcctcatcctcctccccaaTGAACAAAGCAGAAGAGGATGGCCTTTCCAAAATGGAGGACTCCACCACATCCACAGGGGCTCTGGCCACCTCCTCTTCATCCTTAGGCTTTGAGAGTGAGAGTGGCGAAAGTGAAGGTTGCCAGGCCgtgggaggagaaggagagaaaatatcaggaggagggggaggaagaaaaggaggagggggaggaggggcagTAGATGGAACAGAGTGCAGGGACATTATTGCCAAGTCCCAGGGCAGCAGGGACCCCCCCAAAGTCGAAGAGGCTCACTACATCACCACCCATGAGATCCAGCTGAGTGAGGTGGAACAGGACATGGATTTCGACGTGGGACTGGCCTCCCGCTGGGATTTCGAGGACAACAACGTGATCTACTCGTTCGTGGAGTATGCTTCCTTTGGTGGCAGCGACGAGACCCCAGGGGACATCACCAGTCTGACCGAAGAGGACGACGACAACAGCTGCTACCTCAGCACCACTCCCAGCACCAACACCACCCGGACGCCCAGCCCTACCAGCAGCGACCTGGCCCGCCCCAATGCAGGCCACAGTGGCCGCGACACCAGCAGCACGGAAGTGGGCAGTGGCCCCTCTGACAGTGGCCCCACTCCCCCACCCACTGGGCCTGGCACTGCCCCCCTGACTGAGCCCTTGCCCGAGACCCCGGAGGCAGCTTCAGGGGCAGCAGCCGCCGCCGCAAGCAGCTGTGGGAGTGCAGCAAGCCAGATCCTCCTATCAATCAAACCGGCTTCCCGGGCTATAAATGAGCCTAACAACGTGCGTGCAAAGCAAAACATTATTTATGCTGCCAAGCATGAAGGCGACATGAGCCTCCGCGTCTCTACAGCTGCTGAAAACAATTCAAGTTCGCTGAAGCAAAACCCGGCTGCAGCAGTGGCTCAGGACCATGCAAAGAAATTCATTGCTGTCCCTGCTCGCCTGCAAACCAGGTGCGGGGCCATCCGGGCGAAGGAGCTGGTGGACTACTCCAGCGGAGCCTCCAGTGCCGTGAGCGAACTGGACGATGCGGACAAAGAGGTGCGTAACCTGACCTCCCGGGCCTTCCGGAGCCTGGCTTACCCCTACTTTGAGGCTCTGAACATCAGCTCCCGAGAGTCCTCCACCACGCTCTCCGAAGTGGGCTTTGGGCGCTGGTCAACTTTCCTGGACTTAAAATGTGGGGGTGTTGGGGCCAGGGTGGAGCAGAGCCTCCTCAGGAGCAGCGCAGCCTCTGTGGCTGCAGGTCTGAGGAAGGGCAGTGGGGCCCCGGCCACTGCCGACCAGCTCTACATTCAGTCCAAGAAGTCTCAGACCAAGGCTTTGGAGTTCGTGGTCAGCAAAGTCGAGGGGGAAATCAAACACGTGGAGACGCCCCTGTGTTTCCAGAAGCAGGTCCAGACAGGCTCCCGTGTCGTCACCCTTTTGGAGCCCCTGAATGTACGCAATGAGAGCAAAGCCAGCTCGGTCCCCGGGCCCGGCAGGGCCACCAAAGGCCCCGGCAAGGGTCCCGGGTCGGCATACACGGACGACGGCTCCGAGACCTCCGAGGGCAGCAAGCCCGCCTCCCGCGCCGATGGCCCCCAGAAGTCCAAGTTCGCCTCCAGTCTGCTCAAAAACGTCATTTCCAAGAAGATGCAGCGGGAACACGAGTTCAAAATGGAGAGGGGAGAAGTCACAGATACATCCCACCACCTCGCAGGCACCTCCAAGGAGACGGAGGGTGCCCGCGGGAgcgagaggcagggagagaggggccTGCAGAGGCAGAGCTCTCGTCACTCCGAGGCCGGCTCCGAGTACACCGTGGTCAGCATGTCCGACGCGGGCGGGGAGGGGTCCGTGGCGGGCTCCAAATCCCCAATCTTCAAAGCCAGTACTCCTCGCGAGCGCAACGCAGGCCCTGGCCGGAATTTCACCGATGGACACACAGAAGTGTGTGAAATTAAAAAGAGTGCCTCAGAGACCGTCAAGAGCATCTTCCTCCGCAGTCAGAACAGTGCGTTCCGGtcatggaaggagaaagaggccGAGAAGCGGGAGGAACAAGTCCCTATAGGGAAGCTGAAGCTGCCCAAAGGAGGCGACTGGCGGGCCGATCTCGGGGAGATTTCTGCCAGCAAGAACACCATCATGTCTCGCCTCTTTGTCCCCAACATCCAGCAGACACCCAAGGACAAGCAGCCGAGGAAGCAGGCCACCAAGTACCCTGCTGCTCAGGCCACCTCCACAGCGGTGATCAGACCCAAGGCTCCCGAAATCAAGATCCGGCTGGGAAGTGTGCAGCAGCCGAGCTCAGACTTCAACATTGCCAAGTTGCTCACGCCCAAGCTGGCCGGTGGCAGCGCCTCTAACCTGTTCAAGACCATCGAGGACAACAGCAGGGCACAGCAGAAACTCTTCCGCGGGGACAACCTAGAAAAAGTGCCCCACTTCCAGGTGAGAGACATCAGAGACAAGTCCAAGGCTCAAGGCCCCCTCCACCAGGTGAGAGATGTCAGGAAACTAATTAAAGGGTCAGGGGATAGTAGTGACAAGGGCAGTGTTACCCCAGAGCAGGGGCTGACTGGACCCAAACCCAGGCAGCTGTCTGCAGCAGCTGGCGGATCTGGATCCCTGTCCCCCATGGTGATTACATGCCAGGCTGTAGTGAACCAGAGGGAAGACAGCACGGACCGAGAGCCCAGGGAGAGCATGGGCAAATGGGGCGGCAGCAGAGTCTTGAATTCTTCCTCCCCAGAAGGGACAGTCTTGGTTCACAGGGCATCTGGCAGGCTGCCTGTGGCTACCATTGCCCCCAATAAGCCCGAGCAGGGCTCATACCTGCCTGTGCTCAAGATTGTCTCCAAGGCTTCCACCCAGAAGACCCCAGAGAAGCTCAAGGAGGAGGAGGttaaggaggaagggaaagccaCAAAGCCAGCCCGGAATGCCCTGGAGAAGCTGACTGCAGCCGTGAGGTCCATGGAAGAGCTGTACAGCTTCAACAGGAATGAGTGGAAGCGCAAAAGCGACCCCTTGCCTATGATGATGGACAGCCACGTGCTGTCGCTCATTGCCagtgaggagagggaaggggtagTGGGAGCTGAGGGAGACCACGACAAGCTGTCCAAACGGCTGGGTGAGGTGGAAGAGCGGGGCACAGGAAACAAAGCTGGTGTGGTCCTGCGAGGGGCCCCCATAGAACGTCTGCAGCGGAGAAACTCCAACCCCAGCGCTGAGAGTGTGTCTGCCAGGGCAGCGGCCTTTGAGAACCTGGCCAGGGAAAGACCCCGATCTCTCTATGTTCCCCCAGTCCACAAGGATGTGGAGAGAACCCAACCCCTGcagcccctccccccactccccagCAACCGGAACGTGTTCACAGTGAGTGCCAGCAACATCCAGAAAACTGGGGGTGTCGCTGGCAAGTTCCCACAAGGGCCTTCTCCGGAGAGTCCTTCAGCAGCTAAGGGCATCAAATCGCAGGGACTCCGGTCCCTCAAGATCTCTCCAGCCACCCGGGCACCTCCTGATGAGGTGACCAACAGGAAAAGTGGCAGCAATTTGGAGAAGAGCAACAGTGACTGTGAGAATTACCTGACCATCCCTCTTAAAGGAAGCTCTGCTGCAGGGGAGCTTCTTAGCAGGCCTGGAGCTTCCAGGGAGGGGCACCCCAACTCTTCAGCTGCCACTCTCTGTAGTTTACCCCCGCTGAGTGCCCGCAGTCAGGTCCCCAGTAGCTCCAAAGGCTCTCAGGTTAGTGGAACCAGCCGACCAGCTTGGCGTACCAAACCTGACAACCACCGGGAGACAGTAGCTGCCCCCCCAGGGCCACAGAGCCCCGAGCATCCCCCCACCACCATCTACCACCAGCCGCTGCTGCCCTTCACCCTACAGGGGGCCCAGCCCCAGGTCCTCTGCTTCTCCCCACCCAGCATGCCTGCCCCAGCACCTGCAGGCTCAGCTCCTGTCCCCACAGACCCCTTCCAGCAGCCACAGCCTCAACAGACCCAGCGTAAGATGCTCCTGGATGTGACAACGGGCCAGTACTATCTGGTGGACACACCAGTACAGCCCATGACCCGGAGACTGTTTGACCCTGAGACAGGGCAGTATGTGGATGTGCCCATGACCTCCCAGCAGCAGGCTGTGGCTCCCATGTCCATCCCTGTGCCTCCCTTGGCCCTGAGTCCCGGGGCTTATGGACCCACCTACATGATTTACCCTGGGTTTCTGCCTACCGTGCTGCCCACCAATGCCCTGCAGCCCACACCAATTGCTCGCACTCCAGGAGGCAGTGAGCTCTCCCCAATGGTGGCAGAGCCTTCCAGCAAAGAGGCAGCTGCAACGTTCACTGAGGCCCCATACTTCATGGCTTCTGGTCAGTCTCcagcctcctcatcctcctcagcCCCAACAGCCACATCCCAACTCGTAGGGGCCAAGGGCTTTGCTCAGCTGCATGGCAAGCCTGTCATCAGCATTAGTTCGCAGCCCCTGGGGCCACGGATCATTGCTCCCCCTTCCTTTGATGGCACCACCATGAGCTTTGTGGTAGAACACAGATGA